One window of Biomphalaria glabrata chromosome 6, xgBioGlab47.1, whole genome shotgun sequence genomic DNA carries:
- the LOC106077171 gene encoding uncharacterized protein LOC106077171 isoform X3, with amino-acid sequence MIAVSPMSLLAALLGMSLVGLIEPKLHVEFGISPLDGDAETSSDVCAISDDTVNSGSMSDYDIQRCLIYKIDGIGWTALAAISKAESTRVLLSNSKIMKAAGSIVESLNGSFIRLTWNRSDKDVYGKFRCDVEWKEYQDQSTKFSN; translated from the exons ATGATCGCTGTGTCTCCTATGTCGTTGCTAGCAGCATTATTGGGTATGAGCTTAGTTGGGCTAATCGAACCAAAACTCCATGTTGAATTCGGTATTTCACCCTTGGATGGGGACGCTGAGACCTCTAGTGATGTATGTGCGATAAGTGATGATACCGTCAACTCTGGTAGTATGAGCGATTACGACATACAAAGATGTTTGATTTACAAGATTGATGGA ATTGGTTGGACAGCCTTGGCAGCCATTTCGAAAGCTGAATCAACTCGTGTTCTACTCAGTAATTCCAAGATTATGAAAGCAGCAGGGAGCATTGTTGAAAGTCTTAATGGATCCTTTATCAGATTAACGTGGAACAGATCTGACAAGGACGTGTACGGAAAATTTCGATGTGATGTCGAATGGAAAGAATACCAAGATCAG